One genomic region from Jilunia laotingensis encodes:
- the metG gene encoding methionine--tRNA ligase — MEKKFKRTTVTSALPYANGPVHIGHLAGVYVPADIYVRYLRLKKEDVLFIGGSDEHGVPITIRAQKEGITPQDVVDRYHSLIKKSFEEFGISFDVYSRTSSKTHHELASEFFKELYDKGEFIEKTSEQYYDEEAHQFLADRYITGECPHCHADGAYGDQCEKCGTSLSPTDLINPKSAISGSKPVMKETKHWYLPLDKHEAWLRQWILEDHKEWRPNVYGQCKSWLDMGLQPRAVSRDLDWGIPVPVEGAEGKVLYVWFDAPIGYISNTKELLPDSWETWWKDPETRLVHFIGKDNIVFHCIVFPAMLKAEGSYILPDNVPSNEFLNLEGDKISTSRNWAVWLHEYLEDFPGKQDVLRYVLTANAPETKDNDFTWKDFQARNNNELVAVYGNFVNRAMVLTQKYFDGKVPAAGELTEYDKETLKEFADVKAEVEKLLNAFKFRDAQKEAMNLARIGNKYLADTEPWKLAKTDMERVGTILNIALQLVANLAIAFEPFLPFSSERLRQMLNMESFDWSELGRNDLLTAGHPLNKPELLFEKLEDSVIEAQVQKLLDTKKANEEANYKAKPIRENIEFDDFLKLDIRVGTVLECQKVPKADKLLQFKIDDGLETRTIVSGIAQHYQPEELVGKQVCFIANLAPRKLKGIVSEGMILSAENNDGSLSVVMPHKEVKPGSEVK; from the coding sequence ATGGAAAAGAAGTTTAAAAGAACCACAGTAACCTCGGCTCTCCCTTATGCCAACGGCCCTGTCCATATCGGGCATCTTGCCGGTGTATACGTACCGGCAGATATCTACGTCCGTTACCTGAGATTGAAGAAAGAAGACGTACTCTTCATCGGAGGTTCCGATGAACACGGTGTGCCCATTACTATCCGTGCCCAAAAAGAAGGAATCACTCCCCAGGATGTAGTAGACCGTTACCACTCCCTCATCAAGAAGTCGTTCGAAGAATTCGGCATCTCTTTCGATGTATACAGCCGAACCTCTTCGAAAACTCACCATGAACTCGCCTCCGAATTCTTCAAAGAACTTTATGACAAGGGTGAATTCATCGAAAAAACTTCCGAACAGTATTATGACGAAGAGGCACACCAATTCCTTGCCGACCGTTACATCACCGGCGAATGCCCTCATTGCCACGCTGATGGAGCTTACGGAGACCAATGTGAGAAATGTGGCACATCACTCTCGCCTACCGATCTTATCAATCCCAAAAGTGCCATTAGCGGAAGCAAACCGGTAATGAAAGAGACTAAGCACTGGTATCTCCCGTTGGACAAACACGAAGCATGGCTACGCCAATGGATTTTGGAAGATCATAAGGAATGGCGGCCGAATGTATACGGACAATGTAAAAGCTGGCTCGACATGGGGCTACAACCACGTGCTGTAAGCCGCGACCTCGATTGGGGAATTCCCGTCCCGGTAGAAGGTGCCGAAGGTAAAGTGCTTTATGTATGGTTCGATGCCCCCATCGGCTACATTTCCAACACGAAAGAACTCCTCCCCGACAGTTGGGAAACTTGGTGGAAAGATCCTGAAACACGCCTTGTCCATTTCATTGGCAAGGACAACATCGTGTTCCATTGCATCGTCTTCCCCGCCATGCTGAAAGCAGAAGGCAGCTACATATTGCCGGACAACGTTCCGAGCAATGAGTTCCTGAACCTGGAAGGCGACAAAATATCCACTTCGCGCAACTGGGCTGTCTGGCTGCACGAATATCTGGAAGACTTCCCCGGCAAACAAGACGTGCTGCGTTATGTGCTGACCGCCAATGCCCCGGAAACGAAAGACAATGATTTCACCTGGAAAGATTTCCAGGCACGCAACAACAACGAGTTGGTTGCTGTATACGGCAACTTCGTAAACCGTGCAATGGTACTGACCCAGAAATACTTCGACGGCAAAGTACCGGCTGCGGGCGAACTTACGGAATATGACAAAGAAACGCTGAAAGAATTTGCCGACGTGAAAGCAGAAGTTGAAAAACTGCTGAATGCGTTCAAATTCCGGGATGCGCAGAAAGAAGCAATGAACCTGGCACGTATCGGTAACAAATACCTCGCTGATACGGAACCTTGGAAACTGGCTAAAACAGATATGGAACGGGTAGGCACGATTCTCAACATCGCACTCCAATTGGTAGCCAACCTCGCCATCGCCTTCGAACCCTTCTTGCCGTTCAGCTCCGAACGACTGCGGCAGATGCTGAACATGGAAAGCTTCGACTGGTCGGAACTGGGCCGCAATGACTTGCTCACTGCCGGGCATCCGTTGAATAAGCCGGAACTGCTGTTTGAAAAACTTGAAGACAGTGTAATAGAAGCTCAAGTTCAGAAACTTCTGGACACCAAGAAAGCCAACGAGGAGGCTAACTACAAAGCAAAACCGATCCGGGAAAACATCGAATTTGATGATTTCCTGAAACTGGATATCCGCGTAGGAACCGTCCTCGAATGCCAGAAAGTACCGAAAGCTGACAAATTGCTGCAATTCAAAATAGATGACGGACTGGAAACCCGTACCATCGTCAGCGGAATTGCCCAGCACTATCAACCGGAAGAACTAGTAGGCAAACAAGTTTGTTTCATCGCCAACCTCGCGCCACGCAAACTGAAAGGCATCGTCAGCGAAGGTATGATCCTTTCTGCCGAAAACAATGACGGCAGTTTGTCGGTGGTAATGCCACATAAAGAAGTAAAACCGGGTAGCGAAGTGAAATAA